A part of Amycolatopsis lurida genomic DNA contains:
- a CDS encoding NDP-hexose 2,3-dehydratase family protein: protein MLPLLAPRAVRPRDDRDHADRIALSAATTDGVHMPTKDVRLWIDERREANVFHVERIPFAELDQWRFEDVTGNLVHSSGRFFAIEGLHVVEADGPHGDGPYREWRQPVIKQPEVGILGILAKEFGGVLHFLMQAKMEPGNPNLVQLSPTVQATRSNYTKAHGGTNVKLIEYFAPPDPERIIVDVLQAEQGSWFFRKSNRNMIVETVDDVPMWDDFCWLTLGQIAELMHEDETINMNARSVLSCLPYHDEAPGALLSDVQLLSWFTNERSRHDVRARRIPLTDVCGWKQGVEAIEHEDGRYFKVLAVAVKGSNREKISWTQPLLESVGTGVVAFLVREIDGVPHVLVHARADGGFLDTVELAPTVQCTPQNYAHLPAESRPPFLDFVLNAPRSRIRYEAMHSEEGGRFLNVRARYLAIEADDTVEAPPGYAWVTPGQLTALTRHGHYVNVEARTLLACINAATAQPQREA, encoded by the coding sequence ATGCTGCCCCTTCTCGCACCCCGCGCGGTGCGCCCTCGCGACGACCGCGACCACGCGGACCGCATCGCGTTGTCGGCCGCGACGACCGACGGGGTCCACATGCCGACCAAGGACGTCCGCCTGTGGATCGACGAACGCCGTGAGGCCAACGTCTTCCACGTCGAACGCATTCCCTTCGCCGAGCTCGACCAGTGGCGGTTCGAGGACGTGACCGGGAACCTCGTGCACAGCAGCGGGCGGTTCTTCGCCATCGAGGGGCTGCACGTGGTCGAGGCCGACGGCCCCCACGGCGACGGCCCGTACCGCGAATGGCGGCAGCCGGTCATCAAACAGCCCGAGGTGGGCATTCTCGGCATCCTGGCCAAGGAGTTCGGCGGCGTTCTGCATTTCCTCATGCAGGCCAAGATGGAGCCGGGGAACCCCAACCTGGTGCAGCTCTCGCCGACCGTGCAGGCCACCCGCAGCAACTACACCAAGGCGCACGGCGGCACGAACGTCAAACTGATCGAGTACTTCGCCCCGCCCGATCCGGAGCGGATCATCGTCGACGTCCTCCAGGCCGAGCAGGGCTCGTGGTTCTTCCGCAAGTCCAATCGCAACATGATCGTCGAGACCGTCGACGACGTGCCGATGTGGGACGACTTCTGCTGGCTCACCCTCGGCCAGATCGCGGAGCTGATGCATGAGGACGAGACGATCAACATGAATGCCAGGAGCGTGCTGTCCTGTCTGCCGTACCACGACGAGGCTCCCGGCGCGCTGCTGTCCGACGTCCAGCTCCTGTCCTGGTTCACGAACGAGCGTTCGCGCCACGACGTGCGCGCGCGGCGTATCCCGCTCACGGACGTCTGCGGCTGGAAACAGGGAGTGGAGGCGATCGAGCATGAGGACGGCCGGTACTTCAAGGTCCTCGCGGTCGCGGTGAAAGGGAGCAACCGCGAGAAGATCAGCTGGACCCAGCCGTTGCTGGAATCGGTCGGCACGGGTGTGGTCGCGTTCCTCGTCCGCGAGATCGACGGCGTGCCCCACGTGCTGGTGCACGCCCGCGCCGACGGCGGATTCCTGGACACGGTCGAGCTGGCGCCGACCGTCCAGTGCACGCCGCAGAACTACGCGCATCTGCCCGCGGAGAGCCGCCCGCCCTTCCTCGACTTCGTGCTGAACGCGCCGCGATCGCGGATCCGTTACGAGGCCATGCATTCCGAAGAGGGCGGCCGTTTCCTCAACGTCCGGGCCCGCTATCTCGCGATCGAGGCGGACGACACGGTCGAGGCCCCGCCGGGCTACGCCTGGGTCACCCCCGGCCAGCTCACCGCGCTCACCCGGCACGGGCACTACGTCAACGTCGAAGCCCGCACCCTGCTCGCCTGTATCAACGCCGCGACGGCGCAGCCGCAACGAGAGGCATGA
- a CDS encoding alpha-hydroxy acid oxidase encodes MTPLCLDDLERAARAVLPGEIWDFLAGGSGAEASLEANRTALERIFVIPRMLRELSGGTTEAEVLGRRAALPVAVAPVAYQRLFHPEGELAAARAARDAGVPYTICTLSSVPLEEVAAVGGRPWFQLYWLRDEKRSLELVRRAEDAGCEAIVFTVDVPWMGRRLRDMRNGFALPESVTAANFDAGAAAHRRTEGLSAVADHTAREFAPATWESVEAVRAHTDLPVVLKGILAVEDAVRAVDAGAAGIVVSNHGGRQLDGAVPGITMLGEIADAVSGGCEVLLDGGIRTGGDVLKAIALGASGVLVGRPFMWGLAADGQDGARQVLDLLAVELRNAMGLAGCDSVSAIRRLSTRHER; translated from the coding sequence ATGACCCCGCTCTGCCTCGACGACCTCGAACGTGCCGCCCGGGCGGTCCTCCCCGGCGAGATCTGGGATTTTCTCGCCGGGGGCAGCGGGGCCGAGGCCTCGCTGGAGGCCAATCGCACCGCGCTGGAGCGGATCTTCGTGATCCCCCGGATGCTGCGCGAACTCTCCGGCGGCACCACCGAGGCCGAGGTTCTCGGCCGGCGCGCCGCGCTTCCCGTGGCGGTCGCGCCGGTCGCGTACCAGCGGCTGTTCCATCCCGAAGGCGAACTCGCGGCGGCACGGGCGGCGCGGGACGCCGGCGTGCCGTACACCATCTGCACGCTCAGCAGTGTCCCGCTGGAGGAGGTCGCGGCCGTCGGGGGGCGGCCGTGGTTCCAGCTTTACTGGTTGCGCGACGAAAAGCGGTCGCTGGAGCTCGTGCGCCGCGCGGAGGACGCCGGTTGCGAGGCGATCGTCTTCACCGTCGACGTGCCGTGGATGGGACGGCGGCTGCGGGACATGCGGAACGGTTTCGCGCTGCCGGAATCGGTGACGGCGGCCAACTTCGACGCCGGTGCGGCCGCGCATCGGCGTACCGAGGGGCTTTCGGCCGTCGCCGACCACACCGCGCGCGAATTCGCCCCGGCCACTTGGGAATCCGTCGAGGCCGTCCGCGCGCACACGGACCTTCCGGTGGTGCTCAAGGGGATCCTCGCGGTCGAGGACGCCGTGCGGGCCGTCGACGCGGGGGCCGCCGGGATCGTGGTGTCCAACCACGGAGGCCGTCAGTTGGACGGCGCCGTACCGGGGATCACGATGCTGGGCGAGATCGCGGACGCGGTCTCCGGCGGCTGCGAAGTGTTGCTGGACGGCGGGATCCGGACCGGCGGGGACGTGCTCAAGGCGATCGCGCTCGGCGCGTCCGGGGTCCTGGTCGGACGGCCGTTCATGTGGGGGCTGGCCGCGGACGGCCAGGACGGCGCCCGCCAGGTGCTCGACCTGCTCGCCGTCGAACTCCGGAACGCGATGGGCCTGGCGGGCTGCGATTCGGTGAGCGCGATCCGGCGGTTGAGCACTCGGCACGAAAGGTGA
- a CDS encoding NAD-dependent epimerase/dehydratase family protein produces the protein MKQITVLGASGFVGSAVTRALARQPIRLRAVSRRRVTPPDGQAETTVVAADLTDRAALAEAVAGSDAIVYLLLADGGWRVAETEEAERVNLGVMRDLVDVVGGKPLVLYGGAASQVGVPPREPIDGSEPDEPGTPYDRQKLAAEQVLKKATADGRVRGISLRLPTVFGETLTEGANSDRGVVSAMARRALDGQDLTIWGDGTVRRDLVHVEDIATAFTAALAAPDALIGGHWLLGAGRGDQLADVFRLVAKEMAAHTGRGPVDVLCVDPPSHAPSTDLRSVTIDSTPFRAVTGWRPEISLPEGVRRTVAALTTPVHGKART, from the coding sequence ATGAAGCAGATCACCGTCCTCGGGGCGTCGGGTTTCGTCGGCTCGGCCGTGACGCGCGCGCTGGCGCGGCAACCGATCCGCTTGCGCGCGGTGTCGCGCAGGCGAGTCACGCCGCCGGACGGCCAGGCCGAAACGACCGTCGTCGCCGCCGATCTCACCGACCGCGCCGCGCTGGCCGAAGCGGTCGCGGGCTCGGACGCGATCGTGTACCTGCTCCTCGCGGACGGCGGCTGGCGGGTCGCCGAGACCGAAGAGGCCGAACGCGTGAACCTGGGCGTGATGCGGGATCTCGTCGACGTGGTCGGCGGAAAGCCGCTGGTGCTCTACGGCGGTGCCGCGTCGCAGGTCGGGGTGCCGCCCCGGGAGCCGATCGACGGGAGCGAGCCCGACGAGCCGGGCACCCCGTACGACCGGCAGAAGCTGGCGGCGGAGCAGGTCCTCAAGAAGGCCACGGCCGATGGCCGCGTGCGCGGGATCAGCCTGCGGCTGCCCACGGTGTTCGGCGAGACCCTGACCGAGGGCGCGAACTCCGACCGCGGCGTCGTGTCGGCCATGGCGCGGCGCGCGCTCGACGGGCAGGACCTCACCATCTGGGGCGACGGCACGGTGCGGCGTGACCTGGTCCACGTCGAGGACATCGCGACCGCGTTCACCGCGGCGCTGGCCGCCCCGGACGCGCTGATCGGCGGCCATTGGCTGCTCGGCGCCGGCCGGGGAGACCAGCTGGCCGACGTCTTCCGGCTCGTGGCGAAGGAAATGGCCGCGCACACCGGACGAGGCCCGGTGGACGTGCTCTGCGTCGATCCTCCGTCGCACGCGCCGTCGACGGATCTGCGCAGCGTCACCATCGATTCCACGCCGTTCCGGGCGGTCACCGGCTGGCGTCCGGAGATCTCACTGCCCGAAGGAGTGCGTCGCACCGTCGCCGCGCTGACCACCCCAGTTCACGGAAAGGCTCGCACATGA
- the dpgB gene encoding enoyl-CoA-hydratase DpgB, which produces MVTRNEIKSDLVLRFDGSRPLSVAAVEEVAALCDRAEDQREPGPVTVHVTGAPPAGWAKGLAVGLVSKWERAVRRFERLGRLTAVVASGDCAGMALDLLLAADVRIAEPGTTLRLASAGGGTWPGMTVYRLTKQAGAAGIRRAVLLGTPIGTDRALALNLIDEVSGDPAATLSSLEAAGDGAEAAIRRQLIFEAGSTTFEEALGSHLAAADRALRREAKP; this is translated from the coding sequence ATGGTGACGCGTAACGAAATCAAGAGCGACCTGGTGCTGCGTTTCGACGGCTCCCGTCCGCTGTCCGTGGCGGCCGTCGAGGAGGTCGCCGCGCTCTGCGATCGTGCCGAGGACCAGCGTGAACCGGGACCGGTGACCGTCCACGTCACAGGGGCCCCGCCTGCCGGCTGGGCGAAGGGACTCGCGGTCGGCTTGGTGTCCAAATGGGAGCGGGCCGTGCGCCGGTTCGAACGCCTTGGCAGGCTCACGGCCGTGGTGGCGTCGGGTGACTGCGCCGGGATGGCGCTGGATCTCCTGCTCGCCGCCGACGTCCGGATCGCCGAGCCGGGCACCACCTTGCGGCTCGCCTCGGCGGGTGGCGGCACCTGGCCGGGGATGACCGTGTACCGGCTCACCAAGCAGGCGGGCGCGGCGGGTATCCGGCGGGCCGTACTGCTCGGCACGCCGATCGGGACGGACCGGGCGCTCGCGCTCAACCTGATCGACGAGGTGTCCGGCGACCCGGCCGCGACACTGTCCTCTTTGGAGGCTGCCGGGGACGGCGCCGAGGCGGCGATCCGGCGCCAGCTGATCTTCGAAGCGGGCTCGACCACCTTCGAGGAGGCGCTCGGTTCCCATCTGGCCGCGGCGGACCGGGCCCTGCGGCGGGAAGCCAAGCCGTGA
- a CDS encoding dTDP-4-dehydrorhamnose 3,5-epimerase family protein, whose translation MQARKLAVEGALEFTPRVFPDDRGLFVSPYQEEAFIEAHGGPLFPVAQTNHSRSKRGVVRGIHYTVTPPGTAKYVYCPRGKALDIVVDIRVGSPTFGKWDAVLMDQESFRTMYFPVGVGHAFVALEDDTVMSYMISSPYVAENELALSPLDPALGLPIDTDVVPILSERDTAALTLGEAEGQGMLPDYNVSLEIERRLSVLPLSV comes from the coding sequence GTGCAAGCACGCAAACTCGCCGTCGAAGGCGCGCTCGAGTTCACTCCGCGCGTCTTCCCCGACGACCGGGGCCTGTTCGTTTCGCCGTACCAGGAGGAGGCGTTCATCGAGGCCCACGGCGGCCCGCTCTTCCCGGTGGCGCAGACGAACCACAGCAGGTCGAAACGCGGTGTGGTGCGGGGCATCCACTACACCGTGACGCCGCCGGGCACCGCGAAGTACGTCTACTGCCCCCGCGGCAAGGCCTTGGACATCGTGGTCGACATCCGCGTCGGCTCGCCGACGTTCGGCAAATGGGACGCGGTCCTGATGGACCAGGAGAGCTTCCGGACGATGTACTTCCCGGTCGGTGTCGGCCACGCCTTCGTGGCGCTCGAAGACGACACCGTCATGTCGTACATGATCTCCTCGCCCTACGTGGCGGAGAACGAACTCGCCCTCTCGCCGCTGGACCCCGCCCTCGGCCTGCCGATCGACACCGACGTCGTGCCGATCCTGTCCGAGCGGGACACGGCGGCCCTCACGCTCGGCGAGGCGGAGGGGCAAGGGATGCTCCCCGACTACAACGTCAGCCTGGAGATCGAACGGCGGCTGTCCGTTCTTCCGCTCTCCGTCTGA
- a CDS encoding DegT/DnrJ/EryC1/StrS family aminotransferase: MTTRVWDYLAEYETERLDLLDAVETVFNSGQLVLGASLRGFETEFAAYHGAGHCVGLDNGTNAIKLGLQALGVGPGDEVITVSNTAAPTVVAIDGTGATPVFVDVREDDFLMDTAQVEAAITERTKCLVPVHLYGQCVDMAPLKALAAKHGLSILEDCAQAHGARQNGTIAGTTGDAAAFSFYPTKVLGAYGDGGAAITSDGNVAAKLRRLRYYGMEERYYTVETPAHNSRLDEVQAEILRRKLKRLDAYTAGRRAVAQRYVDALGDTELKLPKTVPGNEHVYYVYVVRHPRRDEIIERLKAYDIHLNISYPWPVHTMTGFAHLGYEKGSLPVTEKLAGEIFSLPMYPALSPDLQDKVVHAIREVLSTL, translated from the coding sequence ATGACCACGCGCGTATGGGACTACCTCGCCGAATACGAGACCGAGCGGCTCGATCTGCTGGACGCGGTCGAGACGGTCTTCAACTCGGGGCAGCTCGTGCTCGGCGCGAGCCTGCGCGGTTTCGAAACGGAATTCGCCGCGTACCACGGCGCCGGGCACTGTGTCGGTCTCGACAACGGGACGAACGCGATCAAGCTCGGCCTCCAGGCGCTGGGCGTCGGCCCGGGCGACGAGGTGATCACGGTGTCCAACACCGCAGCCCCGACCGTCGTCGCCATCGACGGCACGGGCGCGACCCCCGTCTTCGTCGACGTCCGCGAGGACGACTTCCTGATGGACACCGCTCAGGTCGAAGCCGCGATCACCGAACGCACCAAATGCCTGGTGCCCGTGCACCTGTACGGCCAATGCGTGGACATGGCGCCGCTGAAGGCACTCGCCGCGAAGCACGGGCTGTCCATTTTGGAGGATTGCGCCCAGGCGCACGGCGCGCGGCAGAACGGCACCATCGCGGGTACGACCGGCGACGCGGCCGCGTTCTCCTTCTACCCCACCAAGGTGCTCGGCGCGTACGGAGACGGCGGCGCGGCCATCACCTCCGACGGGAACGTGGCCGCGAAGCTGCGCCGGCTGCGGTACTACGGCATGGAGGAGCGCTACTACACGGTCGAGACGCCTGCCCACAACAGCCGGTTGGACGAGGTCCAGGCCGAGATCCTGCGGCGCAAGCTCAAGCGGCTCGACGCCTACACTGCGGGCCGCCGCGCCGTCGCCCAGCGCTACGTCGACGCTCTCGGCGACACCGAGTTGAAGCTGCCGAAGACCGTTCCCGGCAACGAGCACGTGTACTACGTGTACGTGGTGCGGCACCCGCGCCGCGACGAGATCATCGAACGCCTCAAGGCCTACGACATCCACCTGAACATCAGCTACCCGTGGCCGGTGCACACCATGACCGGGTTCGCCCACCTCGGTTACGAGAAGGGTTCGCTCCCGGTCACCGAGAAGCTGGCAGGCGAGATCTTCTCGCTGCCGATGTACCCCGCGCTCTCGCCCGACCTGCAGGACAAGGTCGTCCACGCGATCCGCGAAGTGCTGTCCACCCTCTGA
- a CDS encoding ArnT family glycosyltransferase, whose translation MDTSKWIAWVRRHQRWLLAGAVIALLTQMAIAMVTTAVEQSPTIDEPVYVGTAVVYLEEHSLRYNPEHPPLGKLIIATGVAFTDPKVAPGFNGHEWELGKHVVYEAGNDPERLMLFARLPVILLTLLFGLVVFAFASDLAGRAGGLLALTLFTFSPDVIAHGSLATLDVPVAGFLLTSVWLVWRARRRPGLYLPLAGLALGAATATKVLSLVAVPVLIPLAVLSVWHARRARGLDLKAPAMLIGRGLLAAAGMALIAIAVVWASYLVVDPRLRWETPSGMQPLHGLRTLVDWLPFPQPLKDGMRFQFELEDHVWHNFLFGRHYTGSLWYYGPAALLVKTPLGALAIWLAGAAVLLSVRRLRPAAPYVLLPTALLMATAMVIVRDNGVRYLAFAPMFLAVAAATVVAVRGRWVKAAAVVVVAFAAVSSLMTFPYYLPYSNEAFGGPENTHRYLLDSNVDWGQDLGRLADRLKKDYAGERTWLVYQGSGLPSHYGIDAADPLAVPADQVHGVLAVSDSAVLGAFSDPMGGGGTGGGGQPGGATGDLAALIAGSTPVERVGHSMTIYRRP comes from the coding sequence ATGGACACTTCGAAGTGGATCGCCTGGGTGCGGCGGCACCAGCGGTGGTTGCTCGCGGGCGCCGTGATCGCCCTGCTCACGCAGATGGCGATCGCGATGGTCACGACCGCCGTGGAACAGTCCCCGACCATCGACGAGCCGGTCTACGTCGGCACCGCGGTGGTCTATCTCGAAGAGCACAGCCTGCGGTACAACCCCGAACATCCGCCGCTGGGCAAGCTCATCATCGCGACCGGGGTGGCCTTCACCGATCCGAAGGTCGCCCCCGGCTTCAATGGTCACGAGTGGGAGCTCGGCAAGCACGTCGTCTACGAGGCGGGCAACGATCCGGAACGGCTGATGTTGTTCGCGCGGCTGCCGGTGATCCTGCTGACGTTGCTGTTCGGGCTGGTCGTCTTCGCGTTCGCGTCCGATCTGGCAGGCCGCGCCGGCGGGCTGCTGGCGCTCACCCTGTTCACCTTCTCGCCCGACGTCATCGCGCACGGCTCGCTGGCGACGCTCGACGTGCCGGTGGCCGGGTTCCTGCTGACGTCGGTCTGGCTGGTGTGGCGTGCCCGGCGCCGCCCCGGTCTTTATCTGCCGCTGGCCGGGCTCGCGCTCGGCGCGGCCACGGCCACGAAAGTGCTTTCCCTGGTGGCGGTTCCGGTGCTGATCCCGCTGGCCGTGCTGTCCGTCTGGCATGCCCGCCGCGCCCGCGGGCTCGACCTGAAGGCCCCGGCCATGCTGATCGGCCGCGGCCTGCTGGCGGCCGCAGGGATGGCACTGATCGCGATCGCCGTCGTATGGGCCTCCTACCTCGTCGTGGATCCGCGGCTGCGCTGGGAGACGCCGTCGGGAATGCAACCGCTCCACGGACTGCGCACCCTCGTCGACTGGCTGCCGTTCCCGCAGCCGTTGAAGGACGGGATGCGGTTCCAGTTCGAACTCGAAGACCATGTGTGGCACAACTTCCTGTTCGGCAGGCACTACACGGGATCGCTCTGGTACTACGGCCCGGCCGCGCTGCTGGTGAAGACGCCGCTGGGCGCGCTGGCGATCTGGCTGGCGGGCGCCGCCGTGCTGCTGTCGGTGCGGCGGTTGCGCCCCGCCGCGCCGTACGTGCTCCTGCCGACGGCCCTGCTGATGGCCACGGCCATGGTCATCGTCCGCGACAACGGCGTGCGGTACCTGGCCTTCGCGCCGATGTTCCTCGCCGTCGCGGCGGCCACGGTGGTCGCCGTCCGCGGACGGTGGGTGAAGGCGGCCGCGGTAGTCGTGGTGGCCTTCGCCGCGGTCAGTTCGCTGATGACCTTCCCGTACTACCTCCCGTACTCCAACGAGGCGTTCGGCGGCCCGGAGAACACCCATCGGTACCTGCTGGATTCGAACGTCGACTGGGGGCAGGATCTCGGCCGCCTGGCGGATCGCCTGAAGAAGGACTACGCGGGTGAGCGCACCTGGCTCGTCTACCAGGGAAGCGGTTTGCCGTCGCACTACGGCATCGACGCCGCCGATCCGCTCGCGGTCCCGGCGGACCAGGTGCACGGGGTACTCGCTGTGTCGGATTCCGCGGTACTGGGGGCTTTCTCCGACCCGATGGGCGGTGGCGGCACGGGCGGGGGCGGACAGCCGGGCGGTGCGACCGGCGATCTGGCCGCGCTGATCGCCGGGAGCACACCGGTGGAGCGGGTGGGGCACTCCATGACGATCTACCGCCGTCCGTGA
- the hppD gene encoding 4-hydroxyphenylpyruvate dioxygenase, translated as MSSHESTQNFEIDYVEMYVADLEAAASGWMDRYDFSVAATDRSDDHRSVTLRHAEIVLVLTEPLTDRHPGATYLQTHGEGVADIALRTPDVAAAFETAVKAGAQPIREPEKRADSVVTATVSGFGDVVHTLVQSDDTEESTAAFRGKGGVDLNAIDHFAVCLNAGDLASTVAYYERALGFKQIFEEHIVVGAQAMNSTVVQSTSGAVTLTLIEPDKTADPGQIDDFIKEHHGSGVQHIAFTSPDAVRAVKELSARGVEFLKTPDAYYDLLGERIELETHSLDDLRETKLLADEDHGGQLFQIFTASTHPRKTIFFEIIERQGAGTFGSSNIKALYEAVELERTGQSKIGPAQR; from the coding sequence TTGTCTTCTCACGAAAGCACGCAGAATTTCGAGATCGACTATGTGGAAATGTACGTGGCCGACCTCGAGGCCGCCGCGTCCGGCTGGATGGACAGGTACGACTTCTCCGTCGCGGCCACGGACCGGTCGGACGACCACCGGAGCGTGACGTTGCGGCACGCCGAGATCGTCCTGGTCCTCACCGAGCCGCTGACCGACCGGCACCCGGGGGCGACCTACCTGCAGACCCACGGTGAAGGGGTGGCGGACATCGCGCTGCGCACTCCCGACGTGGCCGCCGCCTTCGAGACCGCGGTGAAGGCGGGCGCGCAGCCCATCCGTGAGCCGGAGAAGCGCGCGGACTCCGTAGTCACGGCCACCGTCAGCGGTTTCGGCGATGTCGTGCACACACTGGTCCAGAGCGACGACACCGAGGAATCGACGGCGGCCTTCCGCGGCAAGGGCGGCGTGGACCTGAACGCCATCGACCACTTCGCGGTCTGCCTGAACGCCGGCGACCTCGCTTCCACGGTGGCGTACTACGAGCGCGCCCTGGGGTTCAAGCAGATCTTCGAAGAGCACATCGTGGTCGGTGCCCAGGCGATGAACTCCACCGTCGTGCAGAGCACCTCCGGCGCGGTCACCCTCACCCTGATCGAGCCCGACAAGACCGCCGACCCCGGCCAGATCGACGACTTCATCAAGGAGCACCACGGCTCCGGCGTCCAGCACATCGCGTTCACCAGCCCGGACGCGGTCCGCGCGGTCAAGGAGCTTTCCGCGCGTGGCGTGGAATTCCTGAAGACCCCGGACGCCTACTACGACCTGCTCGGCGAGCGGATCGAGCTGGAGACGCACTCGCTGGACGACCTGCGCGAGACGAAGCTGCTCGCCGACGAGGACCACGGCGGCCAGCTGTTCCAGATCTTCACCGCTTCCACGCATCCGCGTAAGACGATCTTCTTCGAGATCATCGAGCGCCAGGGCGCCGGCACGTTCGGCAGCTCCAATATCAAGGCCCTGTACGAAGCCGTGGAGCTGGAGCGCACCGGGCAGAGCAAGATCGGTCCCGCCCAGCGATGA
- the dpgA gene encoding 3,5-dihydroxyphenylacetyl-CoA synthase DpgA yields the protein MTAIVEPAEDLSVLTGLTEITRFAGVGTAVSSASYSQTELIEILGIEDPKIRSVFLNSAIERRFLTLPPEEPGGARAAEPQGDLLDKHKKIAVDMGCRALEACLKSSGATLSDLRHLCCVTSTGFLTPGLSALIIRELGIDPHCSRSDIVGMGCNAGLNALNVVAGWSAAHPGELGVVLCSEACSAAYALDGTMRTAVVNSLFGDGSAALALVSGDGRVPGPRVLKFASYIITDAVDAMRYDWDRDQDRFSFFLDPQIPYVVGAHAEIVIDRLLSGTGLRRSDIAHWLVHSGGKKVIDAVVVNLGLSRYDVRHTTGVLRDYGNLSSGSFLFSYERLADEDVARPGDYGVLMTMGPGSTIEMALIQW from the coding sequence ATGACTGCCATCGTCGAACCGGCCGAAGACCTTTCCGTCCTCACCGGACTCACCGAGATCACCCGGTTCGCCGGCGTGGGGACCGCGGTCTCCTCGGCGTCCTACTCGCAAACCGAACTCATCGAGATCCTCGGCATCGAAGATCCGAAGATCCGCTCGGTCTTCCTGAACAGCGCCATCGAGCGGCGTTTCCTCACCCTCCCGCCGGAGGAGCCCGGCGGCGCCCGCGCGGCCGAACCACAGGGCGATCTGCTCGACAAGCACAAGAAGATCGCCGTCGACATGGGCTGCCGCGCGCTCGAAGCCTGCCTGAAGTCGTCGGGAGCGACGCTTTCCGACCTGCGTCACCTCTGCTGTGTCACCTCGACCGGCTTCCTGACCCCCGGCCTCAGCGCGCTGATCATCCGTGAGCTGGGCATCGACCCGCACTGCAGCCGGTCGGACATCGTGGGCATGGGCTGCAACGCCGGTCTCAACGCGCTCAACGTGGTCGCGGGCTGGTCCGCGGCGCACCCTGGCGAACTCGGCGTCGTCCTGTGCAGCGAGGCGTGCTCCGCCGCCTACGCCCTGGACGGCACGATGCGGACCGCGGTGGTCAACAGTCTTTTCGGCGACGGATCCGCGGCGCTCGCGCTCGTATCCGGCGACGGACGCGTGCCGGGTCCGCGCGTCCTGAAATTCGCCAGTTACATCATCACCGACGCGGTCGACGCGATGCGCTACGACTGGGACCGTGACCAGGACCGGTTCAGTTTCTTCCTCGATCCGCAGATTCCCTACGTGGTCGGGGCGCACGCCGAAATCGTCATCGACCGGCTCCTGTCCGGGACGGGCCTGCGCCGCAGCGACATCGCCCACTGGCTGGTGCATTCCGGTGGGAAGAAGGTGATCGACGCGGTCGTCGTCAACCTCGGCCTGAGCCGGTACGACGTCCGGCACACCACCGGCGTGCTCCGCGACTACGGGAATCTCTCCAGCGGCTCCTTCCTCTTCTCCTACGAGCGGCTCGCCGACGAAGACGTCGCCCGCCCGGGGGACTACGGCGTGCTCATGACCATGGGGCCTGGCTCCACAATCGAAATGGCGCTTATTCAATGGTGA